DNA sequence from the Vicia villosa cultivar HV-30 ecotype Madison, WI linkage group LG3, Vvil1.0, whole genome shotgun sequence genome:
TTGCTGAGTGTTTTTTTCTATTATGAtgtcctaattttttatcacaatTTGAGATTTATGAATCTTAATTAAACCATagctgaatatatatatatatatatatatatatatatatatatatatatatatatatatatatatatatatatatatatatatatatatatatatatatatttttagaatttgAGATTTATGGATCTTAGTTAAACCATAGctgaatgtatatatttttttaattttagaaatatatCAACTACGGATTTACCTGCAAATTTGAAAATACTCAAGGATTTTCCtgcaaaaatatttataatattaccTATGAATTTGAAATTCCTGACATTTTACCTGCAAAAATATCTGCGATATTACATGTGGATATACAGTCATAACAAAACAATCTACAAAATTACGACGATTCCAATTGACAGGATATCACATTCACGACAGTTTTAAACCGTCGCAAATAAGGAAAATAAGAAACAAAGGCATATTCACGACTGTTATTAACCGTCGCCATTTCTAATTTACGTAAGTTCCAACCTGTCGTGAACTAGCGCTACAGTTGGTGTGATGGTTTTGGCAACCGTCCGTGACGCTGCTTCAAGCGTCTAGATTGTAAATTGTGGCGGTTTTAACGGTCGTAATTCGCAAATATAACTATCGCAATCTGTAAATTTTCTTATAGTGATCGTAATTATAACTCTGATTAGTTCTAACGTTAATGTCAATTATGATGCGTACTGGAAATATACTTCTGATTTTGAAGGACATTTTTAGAATTTCGCGTGGTGCGCTAGAAAAACATGGAGTAGAATAAAAATTTCCATATCTCCTAAAATTTTATAAACACACACTTTATATGTAACCCAACAATGAAATTGTCCATGTGCTGAATTTGAGAAATAATGATGCGGATATTCTGTAGGTCCCAgtgtagatgaatatagtataaaatatcaaaacatattATGTATCTACGTACATGAATCTAGAGATTTAGATTCTAGAAACATCCTTGCataaatgttaaaaattaaatgtcaTAAAGATGCATTTTACCGTTGGAAAAAATGCCAGTTGGAAGATAAAGACGCATGCATCTAACCGCGTACGTTTATGGAATATGGTGTATATATACAACACATTTTTCTGAAAACCCAAATCACAACAacttttcttcattttctctatcaattttcatctttttcttgtcAAAACCATGACTACAAAAAAGCTGAAGCTTGCTTTCATTGAGAAGGATATCGCAAGGAAATTAGCATACAAGAATAGGAAGAATAGTTTAGTGAAGAAGGTTGAGGAACTTACAACCCTTTGCGGTATCGATGCATGTGCCATTATTTATGGCCCCTACGATCCTCAACCTGAGATCTGGCCATCGCCGTCCGGAGTACAAAATGTGATTTCGAAGTTCAAGACAGCGTCTGAGTATGAACAAAGGAAAAAGATGGTAAATCAAGAGAGTTTTCTGAAAGAAAGGATTTCGAAGGCAGAAAAGCAACTTAATAAGCAATGGAGGGACAACAAAGAAAAGGAGACAACAATGCTCATATTTCAATGTCTTAATGCTGGGGGGATCGTGCCAAACGACAGCTCGGTGGCTGGTTTGAATGATCTTGCTTTGATGATTGATAAGAATCTGATGGAGATTGGCAGAAGGATAGAAATAAGTGATAGCAACAGTAATATTCATCAGAGCCAAGGTGAAAATCAAATCACAACCGCTCAATTTGATCCGCCACTGCCACTACTACAACCACCACCGCCACCACCACCAACAGTGTCTGATGTTGATGAAGTTGAAATGATGAGTAGGTTGGGATGGCTATGAATTAGAATGACATCATGTTTATGGACATGATGATGAATGGTGGTGCCCTTGAAACAATCCCATTTGGTTATGATGCCAATCTTAACAATGAATTTTGACATTAAATGATTGAATTGGATCAATTAGAATAAAAACTAAGACCCGTGGAAGAGAACATGGAAGGCTCTGTGGTACAGATTTGAAATCTTCGGCTTAAACTCCTAACCTTAGGGTTAGGGGCCTTGGTTTTGGATCTAGTATTAACGGTTTTCGCGTTCTCCTCTAGTTTGAGTTTCATTCTTTGTTGTGTTTTACAGAGAGTTCTTTTCTTCTCTGAGTGGTGTTACAGTTTAGTTTTGCTTTGTGTGTATTGCGGTGTTAATCTTCTTTGCTTTCAGTGTTGTCCTTATGGAGAACCGATGGCATAAGGTTAAAGGAGGTGGTAGGAGAGTGGTGAAATGGGACATTGCAAGAGACGTTAGGAGAAAATCGGCCTTGGGCTCTAGgtcatcctccttttttgttACTGAGTTTGGTGATAAATGGAAAGCCCAAGACTTGTTCTTTGAATTTAAGGAGTTGGGAGAGATTGAGGAGGTGGTCATTCCTCCGAGAAGGGATAAACATGGaagaaggtttggttttgttcGATTTTTTAACGTTAATGATGAGGAGCTGTTGGCAACGAAGTTGGACAATATTATTCTTGAAGGAAGGAAAATCTTTGCAAATTTGCCAAGATTCAGGAGAACCAATGGTGATCAGGGTAAGGTCTTTAAAAAGGTTGTTTCGAAGTCGCATGATGATGTTGTAGGAGCTAAGTTTGTGGCTCGGAATAGATCAAACTTGGAAGCAAGAAGGGGTCTGTTATCATATGCAGAGATTTTGCAAAATAATCATGGTGAAGTTGGTTTGAGAAGTGTTGAGAAATCTTCTAAACAGCTGGTATTTTCTACGAACCAAGAAGATAAATCCAGGTACCTCAAGGCGTTCGCAGGTAGGCTGAGGGAGCCTGGGAGTATGGTTGATCTTAAAAAGTTGTTTCTGGAAGAAGGGATTTTTTCGATCAGGGTAACCAGTTTGGGGCCAAATTTGTGTCTGTTGGAGGATCTGATAGGTGGTGAGGTAGAAGTGTTCATAGAGGAGAGAAGAAGGTGGTGGGAGCTATGGTTCTCTTCTATAAAACCTTGGGAACCTTCAGATATAGATACAGAAAGATTAGTCTGGTTGAGGATTTGGGGTGTACCATGCCACGCATGGGGCGACACTTGTTTTTCGTTAATAACAGAATCAATAGGTGTATTCATCAAGAGTGATGAAAGAACGAATCTCAAATCAAGGATGGATGAAGCTAGAGTCTGCATCAAAACCAATAGTAAGGAAAGAGTAGAGGAAGTGATTAATTTGAAGATTGATGGTTTGAGCTTTGAAATTAGATTAATGGAGGATTATCAACAGTGCTACAGTTCTGTTGCATTGAAAAGTCCATTGGGCGAGTCGGATTCAGAAGAGTCTTTGT
Encoded proteins:
- the LOC131658539 gene encoding agamous-like MADS-box protein AGL80 — its product is MTTKKLKLAFIEKDIARKLAYKNRKNSLVKKVEELTTLCGIDACAIIYGPYDPQPEIWPSPSGVQNVISKFKTASEYEQRKKMVNQESFLKERISKAEKQLNKQWRDNKEKETTMLIFQCLNAGGIVPNDSSVAGLNDLALMIDKNLMEIGRRIEISDSNSNIHQSQGENQITTAQFDPPLPLLQPPPPPPPTVSDVDEVEMMSRLGWL